In Fervidobacterium thailandense, the DNA window CAAAACTCGTGGCACCCAAGGACGTTTGATCCAGTATCTCAAAGCCGCGTGTGGAACCGGACAGTACCCCAGCTGAAGCGAGCCGCATACGGACTTCGTAGACGTTGTAATTCGAGGGAATAAGTATCTTATTCCCCGCTTCAACCTTATATGGGACACCGAGTGCTTCAAGCTGCTGCAGGATTGGGCCTGCGTCGGCTTCTGTTTTGGTTGAGAGTAAGAGTACGTACTTTGGTGCGTTGATTACAGCCAGGAGAACTACAGCTATCAAAACCGACGCTCCGACGAGTATCAGAACAAATTTTTGACCCTTTGGAGCGTTTTTCCACCACGTCGGGATTTTCCCGAACCAGTCGAGAAACTTTCTGAACCATTCCATCTGGTTAAATCACCACCAAAATTTTATTATATCACACGAGCTCTCGGCAAATCCACCAGAATTTACAATTTGGTAATTTTTTATCACTTAACAACTCGAAATTTCGGAGTATAATTTTACCGAAAATTCGGAGACCACACGATAGTTTTATGATACCAAAAGCCTGGAGTGATTTCAATGTGGAAGGTTAGTGTGAAAGATATAATCACCGAAAAGAGAAAGGTTATAGAAGGCATCTATGCTCCGCAGGAAATAGAACTCCACACCGGAACGTACAAGGTGTTGCACGGTGGTTTCAAAGTCAAGATGGTATTGACGTTCGCGGACAACAAAATCGTCCTGGGTGGATACGTTAGGGGCTCGGTGGAGCGGCCGTGTGATAGGTGTTTGAAGATTTCAGAAATGCACATTGACGGTGTGATAGAAGCGGTGTATACTTTTGAGCAGAAGATTCACCAAAAGAAAGAAGAACTTAAAGAATTGATAAACGAAATTCATATAACCGGTGATATAATAGACCTCGAAGAACGAATAATCGAGGGTATTGTTAGTAGTGCCCCCGATGTTTTTGTTTGCGATCCGAATTGCAAAGGATTGTGTCCTCATTGCGGAGCCGATTTGAACGAGGAGCCGGAGCACAAGTGTTCGGAATCCGAACTTGGTTCCATCGACCCAAGGTTTGCAATACTCTTGAAACTCAAGAACGCACAGGAGGGATAAACATGGCCGTTCCAAAGCAAAAACGTTCAAGGAGTAGGACTCATCACAAACGTGCGAAGATCTACAGGGCCTTCATCATCGCTGTTACAACGTGTCCGAACTGTGGTGCGCCGAAGCAACCGCACCGTGTATGTTTGAGCTGCGGATACTACGGTAAGAAACAAATCTTCGAGGTTGCAAGATGATCCGAATCGCGCTCGACTTAATGGGTGGAGACAAAGCGCCGGAGGAGATAAAGACCGGCGCTTTTATGTATGCGGAGTTTCTCAAAAAGTCAAAAATAAACAACGTTAAAATACACATCGTGGGGTTACCGGAGCACGTGAAGGATTTCGAATCCCATCCGCTCCGGGAGTTTTTCGTGATCGTCCCGACAAGAGATTTCCTCCCCATGGACATCAAACCAACCGAGGCGCTACGACGTAAAGAGAGTTCAATGTACGTCTGCAGCCAGATGCTCAAAGAAAAGCAAGTGGATGCAATCGTCAGTGCCGGGAACACCGGTGCGCTTCTGGCATGTGCAACGTTGGTGGTTGGACGAATAAAGG includes these proteins:
- a CDS encoding YceD family protein yields the protein MWKVSVKDIITEKRKVIEGIYAPQEIELHTGTYKVLHGGFKVKMVLTFADNKIVLGGYVRGSVERPCDRCLKISEMHIDGVIEAVYTFEQKIHQKKEELKELINEIHITGDIIDLEERIIEGIVSSAPDVFVCDPNCKGLCPHCGADLNEEPEHKCSESELGSIDPRFAILLKLKNAQEG
- the rpmF gene encoding 50S ribosomal protein L32; translated protein: MAVPKQKRSRSRTHHKRAKIYRAFIIAVTTCPNCGAPKQPHRVCLSCGYYGKKQIFEVAR